The following coding sequences are from one Musa acuminata AAA Group cultivar baxijiao chromosome BXJ1-6, Cavendish_Baxijiao_AAA, whole genome shotgun sequence window:
- the LOC135676421 gene encoding nuclear pore complex protein NUP88-like, translating into MTRIAAPDDDDGSGSPPPSTPPPPSASVKRDAYLLVTPGKHSISSSAYEGGCRYAPFPPTPPSVDSAKRSPLQWVPLDKHPFFSSTQSSGKSPRDSRRSSNLLAWDATSSLLYAWDPVACCVLRLSLRFRDADPHFSPSSSPSSAVLEAAIPPEVLMPDFQMESVVDQISLNADGSLLLLVGSDSLRVMYLSKKTSPTDQRSCKTASVASQLFSGKNNGLQTLQASWHPYSRSHFGVLSSDSVFRLFDLSSDVERAEQEYYLQPAEPVRCKKAASFCPVAFSFGGQHLWDTFSIFIVFSDGSVYILCPVVPFGSICRRTHIEEIYEDINMFGLNSSDLKAVSNSRLAIDWLEATFPELADQSAEGGSTLVSTAHPYAPIDASLSLQGPLTKVYLREGNNKSEVESIAGGEGRVVDFLYRSIGKDSILVIAWSSGQLQIDALADEVQPQWNVGRPSPRLHLDSYGHIKGVAMICDSSSEEIPISKFCPPESNISMANRPNLGHPPPLLRLAIVDLALSKNVLECCPLSLFPDPLLDQTFYCLHGGGIDLIALQFLPFTNLIPDTDMIGKPPSVYPILNTCSSESSESCSSVLFGFVAIADLYGHSQILSLSTSYEFIVLEVKAWNELLHLHDDNDKRSAVDVEASLPEVISKDLLIGPKAIAIPSSTTLRSLTADSIEGRSTLHHYIKLFRENYVEYAHKVYVELKEHAGYLQTFLNDQNKRLREAKQSILNIEAKEADIRNRIDRSFKVYELLDQRLQNFRNLPATNKKPLSRAEHEFKAELDRFADVELDALHSAIQALNARLKRFYQSSSPASATPRSRKNVSNTQLSQIKSSLEMLSLLNKENSKKVKLIEHGLKSHEK; encoded by the exons ATGACGAGGATAGCAGCACCCGACGATGACGACGGCAGCGGCTCCCCTCCTCCTTCTACTCCTCCACCTCCGTCTGCTTCCGTCAAGAGAGATGCCTATCTGTTGGTGACCCCCGGCAAGCACTCGATCTCCTCATCTGCTTATGAGGGCGGCTGCCGCTACGCTCCTTTTCCTCCTACCCCTCCTTCAGTGGATTCCGCCAAGAGATCTCCCCTTCAGTGGGTGCCTCTCGACAAGCACCCGTTTTTCTCCTCTACCCAGAGCAGCGGCAAATCGCCCAGAGATAGCCGCAGAAGTAGCAACCTCTTGGCTTGGGATGCCACCTCCTCGCTGCTCTACGCGTGGGATCCCGTCGCATGTTGCGTTCTTCGTCTCTCCTTACGATTCCGGGACGCCGACCCTCATTTCTCGCcttcctcctccccttcttcagcGGTCTTGGAGGCAGCCATTCCCCCTGAG GTTTTGATGCCAGATTTCCAGATGGAATCAGTGGTTGATCAAATTTCTCTCAATGCAGATGGATCATTATTGCTTCTTGTTGGATCTGACAGTCTGAGAGTCATGTATCTATCCAAAAAGACCTCTCCAACTGATCAAAGATCTTGCAA GACAGCTTCTGTTGCTTCTCAATTATTTTCTGGCAAAAACAATGGATTACAAACTTTACAAGCATCATGGCATCCATACAGCAGAAGTCATTTTGGCGTTTTGTCATCAGATTCTGTCTTCAG ACTATTTGATTTGTCATCTGATGTTGAACGAGCAGAGCAGGAATATTATCTGCAGCCTGCTGAACCTGTAAGATGCAAAAAGGCTGCTTCATTCTGCCCTGTAGCGTTCTCATTCGGAGGCCAACATCTGTGGGACACATTTTCA ATTTTCATTGTTTTCAGTGATGGCTCGGTCTATATCCTCTGCCCAGTTGTTCCTTTTGGAAG TATCTGCCGTCGGACACACATTGAAGAGATCTATGAAGATATTAATATGTTTGGCTTGAATTCATCAGATTTAAAAGCTGTTAGCAACTCCCGTTTGGCCATTGATTGGTTGGAAGCTACGTTTCCTGAGCTGGCAGATCAATCAGCTGAAGGAGGCAGCACACTAGTCTCGACAGCTCATCCTTATGCCCCAATCGATGCATCACTTTCATTGCAG GGTCCTCTCACCAAAGTTTATCTCCGCGAGGGAAATAACAAATCTGAGGTTGAGAGCATTGCTGGTGGTGAAGGCAGGGTCGTTGATTTTCTTTACAGATCTATTGGCAAAGATTCAATTCTTGTGATTGCTTGGAGCAGTGGACAACTACAGATAGATGCTCTTGCAGATGAAGTCCAGCCTCAGTGGAATGTTGGTCGTCCCTCTCCCCGTCTTCATCTTGATTCTTATGGTCATATAAAGGGTGTTGCAATGATTTGTGATTCAAGCTCAGAAGAAATTCCTATTTCAAAGTTTTGTCCTCCGGAATCAAATATCTCTATGGCAAATAGACCTAATCTGGGACATCCACCTCCTTTGCTACGATTGGCTATTGTAGATTTGGCACTATCAAAAAATGTGTTGGAGTGTTGCCCTTTGTCATTATTTCCTGATCCTCTTCTTGATCAGACATTTTACTGTCTCCATGGTGGCGGAATAGACTTAATTGCATTGCAGTTTCTGCCATTTACAAATCTGATACCTGACACAGATATGATAGGAAAGCCTCCTTCTGTATACCCTATTCTAAATACATGCAGTAGTGAATCTAGTGAATCTTGCTCGTCGGTGCTTTTTGGATTTGTTGCAATTGCTGACTTGTATGGTCACTCACAGATACTTAGCTTGTCAACATCATATGAGTTTATTGTGCTAGAAGTGAAGGCTTGGAATGAATTACTGCATTTACATGATGATAATGACAAAAGGTCTGCAGTTGATGTGGAAGCTTCTCTTCCTGAGGTCATAAGCAAAGATCTTCTCATTGGGCCAAAGGCCATTGCTATTCCTTCCTCAACAACTCTTCGTTCATTGACTGCTGATTCGATAGAGGGCCGATCAACTCTTCACCACTATATCAAGCTTTTCCGTGAGAACTATGTTGAATACGCACATAAG GTCTATGTGGAGCTCAAAGAACATGCTGGTTATCTGCAGACATTTCTCAACGACCAAAACAAACGCCTACGTGAAGCAAAACAGTCTATTTTGAACATTGAAGCCAAAGAAGCAGACATACGGAACCGGATCGACCGCTCCTTCAAAGTGTACGAGCTTCTGGATCAGCGTCTACAGAACTTCAGAAATCTGCCTGCCACAAACAAAAAACCATTGTCGAGAGCAGAACATGAATTCAAGGCCGAGCTCG ACAGGTTTGCAGATGTCGAGTTGGACGCATTACATTCTGCTATTCAAGCTTTGAATGCAAGGCTAAAGAGATTCTACCAATCTTCTTCACCAGCTAGTGCGACACCGAGGAGTCGGAAGAATGTCTCAAACACTCAGTTGTCGCAGATAAAATCATCCCTCGAAATGCTCTCACTTCTGAACAAGGAGAATTCCAAGAAGGTGAAGCTTATCGAACACGGGTTGAAGAGCCACGAGAAATAG
- the LOC135677726 gene encoding chemocyanin-like — translation MTSPPLPLHFRVFFRLLTPRFLPLVHNHNAHKRPPLLSVAPHNLSCSSVVGVMAQGRGSAVAMGLALLCLLVHSEVARAATFVVGDSGGWTFSTAGWPSGKRFRAGDVLEFRYNPWAHNVVAVSAAGYRSCSASPAARVFTSGNDRVTLARGTNHFICSLAGHCESGMKIAVTAV, via the exons ATGACATCACCACCCCTTCCCCTCCATTTCCGTGTCTTCTTTCGCCTGCTCACACCGCGATTTCTTCCGCTTGTCCACAACCACAATGCCCATAAGAGGCCACCTCTTCTTTCCGTCGCTCCACACAACCTCTCCTGCTCGTCTGTTGTAGGGGTGATGGCTCAGGGAAGGGGCAGTGCCGTGGCGATGGGGCTCGCTTTGCTCTGCCTCCTCGTCCACAGCGAGGTCGCCCGGGCCGCCACCTTCGTCGTGGGCGACAGCGGCGGCTGGACCTTCAGCACCGCCGGTTGGCCCAGCGGGAAGCGCTTTAGGGCTGGCGACGTACTCG AGTTCAGGTACAACCCTTGGGCACACAACGTGGTGGCAGTGAGCGCGGCGGGGTACAGGAGCTGCTCGGCTTCTCCAGCCGCGCGGGTCTTCACCTCCGGGAACGACCGCGTCACGCTGGCCCGGGGGACGAACCACTTCATCTGCAGCCTCGCCGGCCACTGCGAGTCCGGCATGAAGATTGCCGTCACCGCCGTGTAG